In Senegalia massiliensis, a single genomic region encodes these proteins:
- the hslO gene encoding Hsp33 family molecular chaperone HslO, which translates to MKDYIIRASDENASFRVFIISSTNMVEKARSIHHTSPVATAALGRTLTGATMMGSMLKGDKDKLTLQFRGDGPINNILAVSNSKGQVKGYISNPRVEVEDRKDGKLNVGKAVGKNGKLIVIKDLGLKKPYVGQSNIVSGEIAEDIANYFTASEQQPSAVALGVLIDKDRSVKAAGGVIVQVLPNIEEEVLSKLEKNITILSFISSLIDEGSKPEDILEQVFGEFSMKVTEKKEVEFICDCNKDRMERALISLGKDELESIINEDENAELVCHFCNQKYNFEKKELQDLIDRI; encoded by the coding sequence ATGAAAGATTATATAATAAGAGCTAGTGATGAAAATGCTTCTTTTAGAGTATTTATTATTAGTTCTACTAATATGGTAGAAAAGGCTAGAAGTATTCATCATACATCTCCAGTAGCAACAGCTGCATTAGGAAGAACTTTAACAGGAGCAACAATGATGGGTTCTATGTTAAAAGGTGATAAAGATAAATTAACTCTCCAATTTAGGGGAGATGGGCCTATTAATAATATTCTTGCAGTATCAAATAGTAAAGGTCAAGTAAAAGGTTATATTTCTAATCCTCGAGTAGAGGTTGAAGATAGAAAAGATGGTAAATTAAATGTAGGTAAAGCTGTAGGAAAAAATGGTAAATTAATAGTAATTAAAGATTTAGGACTTAAAAAACCATATGTAGGACAATCTAATATTGTTAGTGGAGAAATTGCTGAAGATATAGCAAATTATTTCACAGCTTCAGAACAGCAACCTTCTGCAGTTGCATTAGGAGTATTAATAGATAAAGATAGAAGTGTAAAAGCAGCAGGTGGAGTTATTGTTCAAGTTCTTCCAAATATAGAAGAAGAAGTTTTATCTAAATTAGAAAAAAACATAACCATATTATCATTTATTTCATCTTTGATAGATGAAGGATCAAAACCAGAAGATATTCTTGAACAAGTTTTTGGTGAGTTTTCAATGAAAGTAACAGAGAAAAAAGAAGTTGAATTTATATGTGATTGTAATAAAGATCGTATGGAGAGAGCACTTATCAGTTTAGGGAAAGATGAACTTGAAAGTATAATAAATGAAGATGAAAATGCGGAGTTAGTTTGTCATTTTTGTAATCAAAAATATAATTTTGAGAAAAAAGAACTTCAAGATTTAATAGACAGAATTTAA
- a CDS encoding CDIF630_02480 family spore surface protein gives MKKQISSKKEKFCFEKPSSKQAISDIHHEEGEAKVPIPSLDQVMKAKEWVDNVEK, from the coding sequence ATGAAAAAACAAATTTCAAGTAAAAAAGAAAAATTTTGTTTTGAAAAACCTAGTTCAAAACAAGCAATTTCAGATATACATCACGAAGAAGGAGAAGCTAAAGTTCCTATTCCTAGTTTAGATCAAGTAATGAAAGCCAAAGAATGGGTAGATAATGTAGAAAAATAA
- a CDS encoding ferritin family protein produces the protein MDIYEIAMKMEKEGEQYYKEQMKKTESKGIKNIFKMMAEDEKKHYEIIKNIKENFFDCNSEINMEDVDTIFSKRLDRNTSYENETNEDFLYAKINISETIKAYKHALELEKETIDFYQKQVDNAKNECDKKIFERLIIEEKKHYQAIDNMIDHVTKSERWLEDARFNHLEDF, from the coding sequence ATGGATATTTATGAGATAGCTATGAAAATGGAAAAAGAAGGAGAACAGTATTATAAAGAACAAATGAAGAAAACTGAAAGTAAAGGTATAAAGAATATCTTTAAAATGATGGCGGAAGATGAAAAAAAGCATTATGAAATAATAAAAAATATAAAAGAAAATTTTTTTGACTGTAATAGTGAGATTAATATGGAAGATGTAGATACAATTTTTAGTAAAAGGTTAGACAGGAATACTTCCTATGAAAATGAAACTAATGAAGATTTTCTTTATGCTAAAATAAATATTTCTGAGACAATAAAAGCTTATAAACATGCTTTAGAGTTAGAGAAAGAGACAATAGATTTCTATCAAAAACAAGTAGATAATGCAAAAAATGAATGTGATAAGAAAATTTTTGAAAGATTAATAATTGAAGAAAAGAAACATTATCAAGCTATAGATAATATGATAGATCATGTAACAAAATCAGAAAGATGGTTAGAAGATGCTAGATTTAATCATTTAGAAGATTTTTAA
- the ytxC gene encoding putative sporulation protein YtxC, whose translation MYCLTIEYNSGICDIFNILNNKVKMIDSITDVKKIYNKIGELSKISYFIDEKENEEYIKKIINDNIASELSDLILKNYQFHMIKKELANKDIYFKDADIDNICNKSLYYIEKEYKDYNLIKPRLSKRSKINKLLLDYLSQNNCINIEGFINFRLKFLRRFIKNTVDDIIQEFILEKEFEDFINMLKYFMEIQTPKFEIVNIFFVKNGYLLYDNNMKIIDNNYLKQIADEMEYNEMGYDDLLISSLITIAPKKVIVHLGNRKEDDVIQIIKSLFDDNVLICEGCNLCRIDQKIDIHKQH comes from the coding sequence ATGTACTGTTTAACTATTGAGTATAACAGTGGAATTTGTGATATTTTTAATATTTTAAACAATAAAGTTAAAATGATAGATAGTATAACTGATGTTAAAAAAATATATAATAAAATAGGTGAATTATCAAAAATCAGTTATTTTATAGATGAAAAAGAAAATGAAGAATATATAAAAAAAATTATAAATGATAATATAGCTAGTGAATTATCAGATTTAATTTTAAAAAATTATCAATTTCATATGATTAAAAAAGAATTAGCAAATAAAGATATTTACTTTAAAGATGCTGATATAGATAATATATGTAATAAAAGCTTATATTATATAGAAAAAGAATATAAAGATTATAATTTAATAAAACCTAGATTAAGCAAAAGGTCAAAAATTAATAAATTATTATTGGATTATTTAAGTCAAAATAATTGTATTAATATTGAAGGTTTTATAAATTTTAGATTAAAATTTTTAAGACGTTTTATAAAAAATACAGTTGATGATATAATACAAGAGTTTATATTAGAAAAAGAATTTGAAGATTTTATAAATATGTTAAAATATTTTATGGAAATTCAAACTCCTAAATTTGAAATAGTGAATATATTTTTTGTGAAAAATGGATATTTATTATATGATAATAATATGAAAATCATTGATAATAATTACCTTAAGCAAATTGCTGATGAGATGGAATATAATGAAATGGGATATGATGATCTTCTAATAAGTTCACTTATAACAATTGCTCCTAAGAAGGTGATTGTACATTTAGGGAATCGAAAAGAAGATGATGTAATACAAATAATAAAAAGTTTATTTGATGATAATGTACTAATATGTGAAGGTTGTAATTTATGTAGAATAGATCAAAAAATTGATATTCATAAGCAACATTAA
- a CDS encoding cold-shock protein: protein MEKGTVKWFNATKGYGFITRENGEDVFAHYSAIQGDGFKTLEEGQEVEFEIVEGEKGPQATNITKL from the coding sequence ATGGAAAAGGGAACAGTTAAATGGTTCAATGCAACTAAAGGTTATGGATTTATAACAAGAGAAAATGGTGAAGATGTATTTGCACATTATTCAGCAATTCAAGGTGACGGATTCAAAACTTTAGAAGAAGGTCAAGAAGTTGAATTCGAAATAGTTGAAGGCGAAAAAGGCCCACAAGCTACTAATATCACTAAACTATAA
- a CDS encoding LURP-one-related family protein → MKFKIEKNIPNKSTHITIKNSEQELLYDIVKANYFNNNIFTFFDPKEKEILTINIQDNVNNQKFNIYKKENLIGNILYDRMLFSHNFIINKDNKRYTLEGDPSSMEFEIWNNDKKIANISKRAILLSEAYEVDTILLNDELLFIFSVIVTIDFILFDIGN, encoded by the coding sequence ATGAAATTTAAAATAGAAAAAAATATTCCTAATAAATCTACTCATATAACTATTAAGAATTCAGAACAAGAACTATTATATGATATAGTAAAAGCTAATTATTTTAATAACAATATTTTCACTTTTTTTGATCCAAAAGAAAAAGAAATTTTGACTATTAATATTCAGGATAATGTAAATAATCAAAAATTTAATATTTATAAAAAAGAAAATTTAATAGGTAATATATTATATGACAGAATGTTATTTAGTCATAATTTTATAATCAATAAAGATAATAAAAGATATACATTAGAAGGTGACCCTTCTTCTATGGAATTTGAAATTTGGAATAATGATAAAAAAATAGCTAATATAAGTAAAAGAGCTATACTTTTATCTGAAGCATATGAAGTTGATACTATTTTATTAAATGATGAATTGTTATTTATTTTTTCAGTAATTGTAACTATTGATTTTATTTTATTTGATATAGGAAATTAA